CACATTCTGCATTTGCATTCTAGGATTTAAATTCCTATTCTTGATGCATTATATTTTCTGTAATTTTAGGAGAAGTTCCAACCCTTGTTCTAGATTCTAGAGGTGCTTCAGCAACCTATATTTTTTTCTGTCTTCAGCACAGGTGAGGGGATAAATTTATAAGACTGGTATTTTATTAAATGTATATCtacatgtgatattttattatagaaaaataaaaataaaaaatggtaAATTTATAATCttcaaataatagaaaaaaatttatattgcaGTTGAATAAATATCCTACTATACTATGTATATGCATCGATTAGATAGCACCTTGATATCAGGTGATTCATTCTTAGTTCAGCTTATATTTATATTGTCTTTGGGATAAAACTTAATATACATATAGTCTTTGGGGTATATATTAGGTTTTCGCGCTTTGGGGTAAGCTCTGCATATGTGCATGACCAGtatcaatttatttattcttgGGCCAATATTATCATCCTAGAATCTAAGATGCCATCATTTCTCTCATACTGTcaacatttttatttattgcacCTCATATTTATTTTAGCATATTATGTGGTGCAATTAAGTACCAAAACCTTATCAATTtctatttgttatttatttatccgctcacTGAGTAATCGTACTCACTcctcatattttaatatttcaaattctTTTTGGTGATCCAGTATAGCAGCCTTATTTTTGAGTTTGTCTTTATATCCACTTCACCATATATATAGTCTAGTGGAGGTCGGGCCAACtagaattcattttataaactttaattattttaggatGATTGATTATACATCTATATTTTCATAGGCtactagtatttttttttagcagtaaatatatattattttttacccTCACAGAGAGAATGGAaatgtatttatgaaaattatggTTTGACATGGAGTCATTTTCCACATATATCTATACCTTCTAGAATTCAATAGGTTATCATGTCAATTAGCATATTTTCAGGAAAAACTCTGTCAATGTATTCTATCACATCCCTTTCTACATGTTAGGTACCGGATATGATAGTTAAGCTTGACCATTAAATCTAAAGGAAATGTCACAtcattagaaaaaattaatattttactataatCCAAATTAgataattatcaaaaaaatttcaatttttgtgGTTGGAGATCCTATGAAAAATGTTTGTACAGGTACTAATAAGTTATTTGTTAGTTCTGCTAGCACTATTTATCATTGTCTCTTTCTATAGTGTGAGAAGTGCTATAGTGTATTAAATGAGAGTTTATATCTCTTATGGGTGGTATATGAATTGCAGTATACACTTGATGATATCACCTATACAAGCCAATATGAAATTAACAGTGATAGGAAACCAACATTTGTGGTTAGAGATCTCATAAaaaaagtttgtatgggtaaTTATAAGTTACTTGTTAGTTTTGCTAGCACTATTTATCTTTATCCCTACCTATAATGTGAGAAGTGTCATATTGTATTAAATGAGATGATGAGCTAAAAGCtcttaattatattcatatccCTTAAGGGTAGCATATGAATTGCAGTATATACTTGATGACCTATATAAGTATGGAGTGAAGTCGCTTCTATGAGATTGTGGCATAATCTCTAGAGCACTTATAAACTACCAAGCGTGTCCATGAACAATTGGCACAAAACAGCGTTGACCAGATTTATAGAGTGTTATGAGATTCATAGGATATTAGCCTACCAAAAAAAGTTTTTAGTTCATAGACGCAAAATTTTCACTAATTACTCTATATGTTAAGTTTTATTAGTCTAAGTTTGGTTTATAATCCAAAAGATACTGGATTTGAAACATATATACTCAAATATTAAATCCAACAATGAAaaatcttttatattgtaaaaatgaGTGTATATTCCAAACGATTTTTGCTTATTTGTAAATActcattttttactttttcaaatATGTTTAGATTTCAAATATAATAATCTCATCTTATAAGATCTTATAACcgttaaagattttatttgtgAGATTTTTTAGATGATACAagtttgatatttaaatataatattaatgatattatgcaaatttaattaaattatctttaGATTTTTATAATAGCTAATTTTTCCACTATAAATATCTTGCACCTTTACACAAAAATCACTtccattttttactttaatcatTTTTTTGTTTATGCTCTCTGCTGGGTTacaaattacaaataaattcttattattttaatcttaaaaattaaaatgtcaaaagaatttattttttattttgaaaattacaaaataaatttttaaagataGTGTCTAATATAACTCAAGTTTTATCTTTCTATCGTATTTTTTCAACTGATATTTGATACAATAAAGATAGTAGCTGTGATTATAACAATGTATTTGTTATAACAATGATATTTAATACAACAATGACACAATAATGATTAATagccttaattttaaaaagtaattataataatttgtttataatatccttttatgaaaataaaattaacattgcctttgaaattattaaaatgataaataatttgagaaaaaagaattaaaataacaattattaTAGGACGAAAATAATTGTTCTTTACCTTGCTTTGAAAAATGGTAtgagtataattttattattgatgtttatgaaattggaaatttattagttagtttttataatataaaaaaatttattaattaatctaactgtttttaaaataaatcataaaaaaatttattaattaatctaactATTTTTAAAACACATTAGGATGTTATTAAGATTttgaaaaatcaattaattagtcattcagttaattttatgagttaaatatttttattatttaatcttataatatgaaaaaacttattagttggtcTCTTAATATTAATCCCTCCGTATTGAAAGTACTTTAGGCTCCTTTACAATATTTAATAGCTAAAATTAATGGATAGaccaattagtaaatttttaaaattttagaaattttttaatataattttttaaattaaaattaatattaataaattttacaatactacatgaatcaaataataattttccatGATCCTTTATAGGACCACTACTTTTCTCAAATAGTTTGCATTGATTAAACCTGATGTATAATTCTCTTTCTATTCAAAGCAAAATTGGAATGTAGCCAAAAAATTGCCAAAttgaaattttactttaaatctTATCCATAACTTTATAAAATCAAGTTAAAAGAAACCAATTTAAGCTTGTGTATTATTACAAAACAAAGCCAGAATGCAGCAACAACCTTGGAAAGCTAATTAACAGGACATTCCAACATCACAACCTCAACGAAATCACCTCTTTGACAACTTAACTAAACGAAAAAGACAGAAGAtaacattattattataaacTGATATGAAGACTTGTTTCATcaagaaaaatcaattttttgatAGGAGAACTTCATTCACCAAATTGTTTAAGTTCAAGGAAGATGATCCATTGGGACTTGTGGCCTCTTCTGATAATTTCTTCCATTCCATAGCCTTTTCCTTCATCTTCTTACCCTTCTCTCCACTCAGCAACTCTTCAACAAGCTTCTCCACTTCATGTCTTTGGAAATTACTGCTCAACTCTACTCCAATACCCCATTCATTGCAACTCTTTCTACAGTTGACAAAATGTTCACCAAAAAATGGCCAACAGATCATAGGTATCCCTGCAGATATGCTTTCCACTATTGAGTTCCATCCACAATGAGTAATGAATCCTCCAGTTGATGGGTGGTTTAAAACTTGCTCTTGTGGGCACCAGCTTGCTATTAAACCTCTTTCTTTAGTTTCCAGCAGAAATTCTGGTGGTAGAACTGCAGAGTCTCCCATGATCAAGTCTGGCCTTGTTATCCACAGGAAGTTATGGTTACTATTAGCAAGTCCCCAAGCAAGCTCAACTAGTTGCTCCACTGTCATGACTGTAGTGCTTCCGAAATTTATGTAAATCACAGAGTTGGGTTCCTTGGAATCCAACCATTTAATACACTCAGGTTCCTCATTCCATAGATTGCCTTCAATGGAATCATAATGACCATTAGGAATTTGATCCAAAAGCAATTGTAGAGGACCAATGCTATAGACCCCTTGAAACATGGGCAAGAGGCTATTTAGGACTTTACTTTCCAAGGCATCGAAAGTATGGAATATGACAGCTGATGCTTTAGCGGCTCTTTCCAATTCCCCTCCACTGGATTCAGCCATGGAATCAACTTGATCTTTAGTTTTAATAAACTTAGAAAGATCCCTTACCTGAGCTCCTTTCATTCCTGGAATCCATTCCATCATGCTATCCAAATTCTCATTAGCAGCTGCTTTATTACTTGGATCTGCACTCATATTcttcaatttattaaaaaaatgctaaaacaaaaaaaaaaaacaaaaaaaaaaaaaagatttaactCAACAATTTTCTTACATCCATGGATTATGGTGAGTTCCCTATGAGTTGCACTATAAATATTAATGATTCAATTGTATTCGTTATACATACAAAGattatattgaataaaaattCTCCCTATACATACCTTTGAGAAAAGCAAGACATTGCTTGATTTGATCACGAGAATGCTTAAAGCTCAAAAATCCTGAAGCTCCCATATTCCAAAGGAATACATTAGGGATGTTAAGTTCTTGGGAGAGTTCTAAGCTATGATTCAAAATAGCATCAGAAAGGATGCATGATACAGGAGGATTTGAAGAAGAAGTGTCGTTAAGCTTAGTAACAAGATCTCCAAATAAAGGCAAAAAGCTCTTTCTACAAATCTCGCGAAGAGCAAGAAAATTCAAGGCCAAACTAGTGTGGCAATTTGAGGGAGGGTGCTGAAGAGGTATGGTGGCAAAATGGAAGTCAGGCAAGCCATCCAAGGCATCATCAGAGCCTCTTGATTCAAGAATGCGTTGGTGGTTAAACTGGGTATTCACAAAGGTTACATGAAAACCTTTGTAGTGAAGAAGCTTTGCCAATTTGAGCATAGGAATTATGTGTCCTTGCAGTGGGAATGGAACACACACCACATGAGGCTTACCAACTTGTGCCATTACTTCTTACTGTAACTTCTTCCTCTTTGTTATAACTtgtttctcttttttctctGTGGTGCTGAAAGAAAATATTAGCAAAACTTTATAGGaataattaatcataaaatgaCAATTTAGAGGATatgcatttaatttcttttcttgtaatcttcatcatcatcatatgtTCTCATTTTTGGACCTTTATTTGTGGGAATTTTTTCTGTTCAATATatgaaaaatgtaaattttttcCGTTCTCATTTTTGAAAGTTTATTTCAAGCATATCTTTCGCTAGACTAATTCTGTAGCGGATTGCTTAACGAAATCGTCAATTGGGGACTCTCTAGGAATGCAAATTCTGAAAACGCCTTCTATGGAGTCTCGTTACTACTTGTAAGTTTTGAGTTATATGGTCTCGTGACTTTGCTTAAAGGCTTAATACTCTTGCgacgtaaaaaaataaaa
The genomic region above belongs to Manihot esculenta cultivar AM560-2 chromosome 3, M.esculenta_v8, whole genome shotgun sequence and contains:
- the LOC110611508 gene encoding 7-deoxyloganetin glucosyltransferase; the encoded protein is MAQVGKPHVVCVPFPLQGHIIPMLKLAKLLHYKGFHVTFVNTQFNHQRILESRGSDDALDGLPDFHFATIPLQHPPSNCHTSLALNFLALREICRKSFLPLFGDLVTKLNDTSSSNPPVSCILSDAILNHSLELSQELNIPNVFLWNMGASGFLSFKHSRDQIKQCLAFLKDPSNKAAANENLDSMMEWIPGMKGAQVRDLSKFIKTKDQVDSMAESSGGELERAAKASAVIFHTFDALESKVLNSLLPMFQGVYSIGPLQLLLDQIPNGHYDSIEGNLWNEEPECIKWLDSKEPNSVIYINFGSTTVMTVEQLVELAWGLANSNHNFLWITRPDLIMGDSAVLPPEFLLETKERGLIASWCPQEQVLNHPSTGGFITHCGWNSIVESISAGIPMICWPFFGEHFVNCRKSCNEWGIGVELSSNFQRHEVEKLVEELLSGEKGKKMKEKAMEWKKLSEEATSPNGSSSLNLNNLVNEVLLSKN